A portion of the Columba livia isolate bColLiv1 breed racing homer chromosome 31, bColLiv1.pat.W.v2, whole genome shotgun sequence genome contains these proteins:
- the LOC102092261 gene encoding IgGFc-binding protein-like isoform X2, protein MAAGLGRRKAASLSHIGGVVIWAIFSCLGVSASPPRHLGENFVAAFMQNELQRSLQSDFKLLLTARSPGTSVTVSMKTPGLRMTVRTGAGQPVLVKIPPQAEMVGSKPFGNAVAVRASGAVAAVMVNEKRDSADAAALHPVRAWGTEYRVVTPNVGTERYGQFAVVAWDEPTEVEVHLKAAVTFQGRSYPRGAVLRIPLEPFEAAQLQSPADMSGTKVVADKPVAVFTGHTCLARFGHCDHLVEQLLPVSAWGKTFIVPPLPFETQSDIVYVSTAQPAHVESQHGAAKTARKLRPNRSTLYGLQASNALTLNADAGVQVVFFADGGNKGAVSYDPFFMSIPDVSSYCDSYSVVALDGYDNYAMLVAKSSETSGLTLDKKPLGDVEWKPVPGTGYSWAGLSLGDKFGVRKVEHQTAPFGLLGVGVRNGKSYGMAGLCDSDPCRAVKCRPKESCKMENVEPKCVHDYMGTCMGSPRFHTFDGAAVDVVGRCAYTMAKYCGDDPALVPFVVEEKPGEGSLEEALANVYVYGFNVSIRNGDGGEIQVNGDPVALPVALAGERIRVSRAEGRTTLQADFGLQVTRDADGAVMVAVPSSYFGATCGLCGNFNEDAEDEMRRPDGSVAAGPEDWAESWRDPACRDGCDGRKERGCDEKCPQSNQLETCGSTPTSRCTHNNRTYTPGEEFWGDTSCRRRCRCESGGAVTCRPSGCRGHEKCVMTDGVAECRASKILTCIGTGDPHYTTFDGRRYDFQGTCVYQFAALCAQNGTLVPFNVTVENNNRGSKAVSFTKTVTLQIYGDTITMSQEHPGKVKVNGELLDFPFSRRGFFDLYRSGVHGFARAASGLRVSFDWHSYARVLLPADYATHVCGLCGDADGDPENDFAMPDGRRAGDEVELGDSWTVAAPIGCSAGVGSPGCDEEQKRLYRGDGFCGVIADPKGPFRGCHGILEPAPFVGDCAFDACQYRGHRDTLCRAIAVYAAECQSLGGKVEAWRTKDFCGPSCPPNSHYELCGPACPATCGVPNVTNAIPADDAVPADDAVPIAPNACASTGCSEGCFCDAGFALSGTACVPASQCGCWHRRRYHRPGADFQASCTLRCRCEPGGAVRCRDAPCEPHEECAVRDGAFGCHPRARGRLVVSGDPHYVTFDGRAFDVPGECGYVLAQLCTPRGGLRNFTVVLEQRAAPGRAALVARVTVEADGTRVEVDGAAPGEVTVDGERAPLPLATPSGTLRVTREGAHVSLWSAWGPRLLFTPGAFLLLDVPGGYRGHLCGLGGNFNGDPDDDLQLPGGAAAPSLRDFVAAWAVPPGSCDGGGGGGGGCGDEEAAMEACGVIRDPRGPFGTCHPHVGPQEYWGRCVRDVCGAGGDEEALCRAIGAYAAACQAGGGRIEEWRTEAFCPLSCPARSHYALCARGCEQACAALTAPVPCAWRCLEGCECDDGFLWDGDACVPMEKCGCVHQGRYIKLGETVISNNCSTKCNCHPSHGLICEATKCPQGQVCATRDGAQRCVESRGRCRVSPGASMTTFDGAGGRLPASGTYKMAALCDERSPDWFKVVVEVSECRDDAVPAAAAVFVFFREAFITVNGNMEVWVNGLFTRPPAAVSDAISLSAAGGNVTVSHAAGVAVLFSPAGEVTVTVGASLANQLCAPCGNFNGDAGDDLKLPDGRAARDVAEVVDAWKAKDFMGCD, encoded by the exons ATGGCCGCCGGGCTGGGCCGGCGTAAAGCGGCTTCGCTGTCGCACATTGGGGGCGTCGTGATTTGGG CCATCTTCTCCTGCCTGGGGGTCTCGGCGTCGCCCCCGCGCCACCTCGGCGAGAACTTCGTCGCCGCCTTCATGCAGAACGAGCTCCAGCGGAGCCTCCAGAGCGACTTCAAGCTGCTCCTCACCGCCCGCTCACCCGGCACCTCCGTCACCGTATCCATGAAGACACCGGGGCTACGCATGACGGTGCGTACGGGCGCGGGGCAGCCGGTGCTGGTGAAGATCCCCCCGCAGGCCGAGATGGTGGGCAGCAAACCCTTTGGCAACGCCGTGGCCGTCAGGGCGTCCGGCGCCGTGGCGGCCGTCATGGTCAACGAGAAGCGCGACTCGGCCGACGCGGCAGCGCTGCACCCCGTCCGCGCTTGGGGCACCGAGTACCGCGTGGTGACGCCCAACGTGGGCACCGAGCGCTACGGCCAGTTCGCCGTGGTGGCGTGGGACGAGCCCACCGAGGTCGAGGTTCATCTCAAGGCCGCCGTCACCTTCCAAGGCCGCTCGTACCCGCGCGGCGCCGTCCTGCGCATCCCGTTGGAGCCATTCGAAGCCGCCCAACTCCAAAGCCCGGCCGATATGTCCGGCACGAAGGTGGTGGCGGATAAACCCGTGGCCGTCTTCACCGGCCACACCTGCCTGGCGCGATTTGGCCATTGCGACCACTTGGTCGAGCAGCTCTTGCCCGTGTCCGCGTGGGGCAAGACCTTCATCGTGCCGCCGTTGCCCTTCGAGACGCAGTCGGACATCGTCTACGTCTCCACCGCCCAACCCGCGCACGTTGAGTCCCAACACGGCGCCGCCAAGACGGCGCGCAAGCTCCGGCCCAACCGCTCCACGCTCTACGGCCTCCAGGCCTCCAATGCATTGACCCTCAACGCCGACGCCGGCGTCCAGGTTGTTTTCTTTGCCGACGGGGGGAATAAAGGCGCCGTGTCCTACGACCCGTTCTTCATGAGCATCCCGGACGTCTCCAGCTACTGCGACTCCTACAGCGTCGTCGCGCTGGACGGTTACGACAACTACGCTATGTTGGTGGCCAAGAGCTCGGAGACGTCGGGGTTGACGTTGGACAAGAAGCCCTTGGGTGACGTGGAGTGGAAACCCGTCCCCGGCACCGGTTACTCGTGGGCCGGCTTGAGTTTGGGTGACAAATTCGGCGTCCGGAAGGTGGAGCACCAAACGGCGCCGTTCGGGCTCCTCGGCGTGGGCGTCCGCAATGGGAAGTCCTATGGCATGGCGGGGCTTTGTGACAGCG ATCCCTGCAGGGCCGTGAAGTGTCGTCCCAAGGAGTCGTGCAAGATGGAGAACGTGGAGCCCAAGTGCGTCCACGACTACATGGGCACCTGCATGGGGTCCCCGCGCTTCCACACCTTCGACGGCGCCGCCGTGGACGTCGTCGGCAGGTGCGCCTACACCATGGCCAAATACTGCGGCGACGACCCGGCCCTGGTGCCATTTGTGGTGGAGGAGAAGCCGGGAGAAGGATCTTTGGAAGAGGCGTTGGCCAACGTCTACGTCTACGGCTTCAACGTCTCCATCCGCAATGGGGATGGTGGTGagatccag GTGAACGGGGACCCCGTGGCGCTCCCGGTGGCTCTGGCCGGCGAGAGGATCCGGGTGTCGCGCGCCGAGGGCCGCACGACGCTGCAGGCGGATTTCGGGCTGCAGGTGACGCGCGACGCCGACGGCGCCGTCATGGTGGCCGTGCCCAGCAGCTACTTCGGGGCCACCTGCGGGCTCTGTGGCAACTTCAACGAGGACGCCGAGGACGAGATGAGGAGGCCCGATGGGTCCGTGGCCGCCGGGCCCGAGGATTGGGCCGAGAGTTGGCGCGACCCGGCGTGCCGGGATGGATGTGATGGGCGAAAGGAGAGGGGATGCG ATGAAAAATGCCCCCAATCCAACCAATTAGAGACCTGCGGGTCAACCCCCACCTCCCGGTGCACCCACAACAACCGCACGTACACCCCTGGGGAGGAGTTTTGGGGTGACACCAGCTGCCGGCGCCGCTGCCGCTGCGAGTCGGGGGGCGCGGTGACCTGCCGGCCATCGGGGTGCAGGGGACACGAGAAATGCGTCATGACCGACGGCGTCGCCGAGTGCCGGGCGTCCAAGATCTTGACGTGCATCGGCACGGGCGACCCGCACTACACCACCTTCGACGGGCGGCGCTACGACTTCCAGGGCACCTGCGTTTACCAATTCGCCGCCCTCTGCGCCCAAAACGGGACCCTCGTCCCCTTCAACGTCACCGTGGAGAACAACAACCGCGGCAGCAAGGCCGTGTCCTTCACCAAAACCGTCACCTTGCAGATTTACGGCGACACCATCACCATGAGCCAAGAGCACCCGGGGAAGGTCAAG GTCAACGGGGAGCTCCTTGACTTCCCCTTCTCGCGCCGCGGCTTCTTCGACCTTTACCGCAGCGGCGTCCACGGCTTCGCGCGCGCCGCTTCGGGGCTGCGCGTCTCCTTCGACTGGCACAGCTACGCGCGGGTGCTGCTCCCTGCCGACTACGCCACCCATGTCTGCGGCCTCTGCGGCGACGCCGACGGCGACCCCGAAAACGACTTCGCCATGCCCGACGGCCGCCGCGCCGGCGATGAGGTTGAGTTGGGCGACAGCTGGACGGTCGCTGCCCCCATTGGCTGCTCGGCCGGGGTGGGGTCGCCGGGGTGCGACGAAGAGCAGAAGCGGCTGTACCGCGGGGATGGGTTTTGCGGGGTGATCGCCGACCCCAAGGGGCCGTTCCGGGGGTGTCACGGCATCCTGGAGCCGGCGCCGTTCGTGGGCGATTGCGCCTTCGACGCGTGTCAGTACCGCGGGCACCGTGACACGCTGTGCCGCGCCATCGCCGTCTACGCCGccgagtgccagagcctgggcGGGAAGGTGGAGGCATGGAGGACCAAGGATTTCTGCG GCCCCTCATGTCCCCCCAACTCCCACTACGAGCTCTGCGGCCCCGCCTGCCCGGCCACCTGCGGCGTCCCCAACGTCACCAACGCCATCCCTGCCGACGACGCCGTCCCTGCCGACGACGccgtccccatcgcccccaacGCCTGCGCATCCACCGGCTGCTCCGAGGGCTGTTTCTGCGACGCCGGCTTCGCCCTGAGCGGCACCGCCTGCGTCCCCGCGTCCCAATGCGGCTGTTGGCACCGCCGCCGCTACCACCGCCCCGGCGCCGACTTCCAGGCCTCGTGCACCCTCCGCTGCCGCTGCGAGCCCGGCGGCGCCGTGCGGTGCCGGGACGCGCCGTGCGAGCCGCACGAGGAGTGCGCGGTGCGCGACGGCGCCTTCGGCTGCCACCCCCGCGCCCGCGGCCGCCTGGTGGTGTCCGGCGACCCGCACTACGTGACGTTCGACGGTAGGGCCTTCGACGTGCCGGGGGAGTGCGGTTACGTGCTGGCGCAGCTGTGCACGCCGCGCGGGGGGCTGAGGAACTTCACGGTGGTGCTGGAGCAGCGGGCGGCGCCGGGACGCGCCGCACTCGTCGCCAGGGTCACGGTGGAGGCCGACGGGACAAGGGTCGAGGTGGACGGGGCGGCACCGGGAGAGGTGACG GTGGACGGCGAGCGGGCTCCGCTCCCGTTGGCGACGCCGTCGGGGACGCTGCGGGTGACGCGCGAGGGCGCCCACGTGTCGCTGTGGAGCGCGTGGGGCCCTCGCCTTCTCTTCACCCCCGGcgccttcctgctgctggacGTGCCCGGCGGCTACCGCGGCCACCTCTGCGGGCTGGGCGGCAACTTCAACGGCGACCCCGACGACGACCTCCAGCTGCCCGGCGGCGCCGCGGCGCCGAGCCTGCGGGACTTCGTGGCGGCGTGGGCGGTGCCGCCCGGCTCCTgcgatggcggcggcggcggcggcggcggctgcggcgACGAGGAGGCGGCCATGGAGGCGTGCGGGGTGATCCGGGACCCCCGAGGGCCGTTCGGGACGTGTCACCCGCACGTGGGACCCCAGGAATATTGGGGGCGATGCGTCCGTGATGTATGCGGAGCCGGGGGCGACGAGGAGGCGCTGTGTAGGGCTATTGGGGCGTACGCGGCCGCTTGCCAGGCCGGGGGAGGACGGATCGAGGAGTGGAGGACGGAGGCGTTCTGCC CGCTTTCCTGCCCGGCGCGCAGTCACTACGCGCTGTGCGCCCGCGGCTGCGAGCAGGCCTGCGCCGCGCTGACGGCGCCGGTGCCGTGCGCCTGGCGCTGCCTCGAGGGCTGCGAGTGCGACGACGGCTTCCTGTGGGACGGGGACGCCTGCGTGCCCATGGAGAAGTGCGGTTGTGTCCACCAAGGGAGGTACATCAAG TTGGGCGAAACCGTCATCTCCAACAACTGCTCCACCAAATGCAACTGCCACCCATCCCATGGCCTCATCTGCGAGGCCAccaagtgtccccaaggccaGGTCTGCGCCACGCGGGACGGGGCCCAACGCTGCGTCGAGAGCCGCGGTCGGTGCCGTGTGTCCCCGGGGGCCTCCATGACCACGTTCGACGGCGCCGGCGGGCGCCTCCCGGCCAGCGGCACCTACAAGATGGCTGCCCTGTGCGACGAGCGCTCACCCGACTGGTTCAAGGTGGTGGTGGAGGTCAGCGAGTGCCGCGATGACGCCgtcccggccgccgccgccgtctTTGTCTTCTTCCGGGAAGCCTTCATCACCGTCAACGGCAACATGGAGGTGTGG GTCAACGGGCTCTTCACCCGCCCCCCGGCCGCCGTGTCCGACGCCATTTCCCTGAGTGCCGCGGGCGGCAACGTCACCGTGTCCCACGCAGCCGGGGTGGCTGTGCTCTTCAGCCCCGCCGGGGAGGTGACGGTGACGGTCGGGGCCTCCTTGGCCAACCAGCTCTGCGCCCCTTGCGGCAACTTCAATGGTGACGCCGGTGACGACTTGAAGCTCCCGGACGGCCGGGCCGCCAGGGACGTCGCCGAGGTCGTGGACGCCTGGAAGGCCAAGGATTTCATGGGATG CGACTGA
- the LOC102092261 gene encoding IgGFc-binding protein-like isoform X1, with protein sequence MAAGLGRRKAASLSHIGGVVIWAIFSCLGVSASPPRHLGENFVAAFMQNELQRSLQSDFKLLLTARSPGTSVTVSMKTPGLRMTVRTGAGQPVLVKIPPQAEMVGSKPFGNAVAVRASGAVAAVMVNEKRDSADAAALHPVRAWGTEYRVVTPNVGTERYGQFAVVAWDEPTEVEVHLKAAVTFQGRSYPRGAVLRIPLEPFEAAQLQSPADMSGTKVVADKPVAVFTGHTCLARFGHCDHLVEQLLPVSAWGKTFIVPPLPFETQSDIVYVSTAQPAHVESQHGAAKTARKLRPNRSTLYGLQASNALTLNADAGVQVVFFADGGNKGAVSYDPFFMSIPDVSSYCDSYSVVALDGYDNYAMLVAKSSETSGLTLDKKPLGDVEWKPVPGTGYSWAGLSLGDKFGVRKVEHQTAPFGLLGVGVRNGKSYGMAGLCDSDPCRAVKCRPKESCKMENVEPKCVHDYMGTCMGSPRFHTFDGAAVDVVGRCAYTMAKYCGDDPALVPFVVEEKPGEGSLEEALANVYVYGFNVSIRNGDGGEIQVNGDPVALPVALAGERIRVSRAEGRTTLQADFGLQVTRDADGAVMVAVPSSYFGATCGLCGNFNEDAEDEMRRPDGSVAAGPEDWAESWRDPACRDGCDGRKERGCDEKCPQSNQLETCGSTPTSRCTHNNRTYTPGEEFWGDTSCRRRCRCESGGAVTCRPSGCRGHEKCVMTDGVAECRASKILTCIGTGDPHYTTFDGRRYDFQGTCVYQFAALCAQNGTLVPFNVTVENNNRGSKAVSFTKTVTLQIYGDTITMSQEHPGKVKVNGELLDFPFSRRGFFDLYRSGVHGFARAASGLRVSFDWHSYARVLLPADYATHVCGLCGDADGDPENDFAMPDGRRAGDEVELGDSWTVAAPIGCSAGVGSPGCDEEQKRLYRGDGFCGVIADPKGPFRGCHGILEPAPFVGDCAFDACQYRGHRDTLCRAIAVYAAECQSLGGKVEAWRTKDFCGPSCPPNSHYELCGPACPATCGVPNVTNAIPADDAVPADDAVPIAPNACASTGCSEGCFCDAGFALSGTACVPASQCGCWHRRRYHRPGADFQASCTLRCRCEPGGAVRCRDAPCEPHEECAVRDGAFGCHPRARGRLVVSGDPHYVTFDGRAFDVPGECGYVLAQLCTPRGGLRNFTVVLEQRAAPGRAALVARVTVEADGTRVEVDGAAPGEVTVDGERAPLPLATPSGTLRVTREGAHVSLWSAWGPRLLFTPGAFLLLDVPGGYRGHLCGLGGNFNGDPDDDLQLPGGAAAPSLRDFVAAWAVPPGSCDGGGGGGGGCGDEEAAMEACGVIRDPRGPFGTCHPHVGPQEYWGRCVRDVCGAGGDEEALCRAIGAYAAACQAGGGRIEEWRTEAFCPLSCPARSHYALCARGCEQACAALTAPVPCAWRCLEGCECDDGFLWDGDACVPMEKCGCVHQGRYIKLGETVISNNCSTKCNCHPSHGLICEATKCPQGQVCATRDGAQRCVESRGRCRVSPGASMTTFDGAGGRLPASGTYKMAALCDERSPDWFKVVVEVSECRDDAVPAAAAVFVFFREAFITVNGNMEVWVNGLFTRPPAAVSDAISLSAAGGNVTVSHAAGVAVLFSPAGEVTVTVGASLANQLCAPCGNFNGDAGDDLKLPDGRAARDVAEVVDAWKAKDFMGCRGADLARIHVDAPVYPPT encoded by the exons ATGGCCGCCGGGCTGGGCCGGCGTAAAGCGGCTTCGCTGTCGCACATTGGGGGCGTCGTGATTTGGG CCATCTTCTCCTGCCTGGGGGTCTCGGCGTCGCCCCCGCGCCACCTCGGCGAGAACTTCGTCGCCGCCTTCATGCAGAACGAGCTCCAGCGGAGCCTCCAGAGCGACTTCAAGCTGCTCCTCACCGCCCGCTCACCCGGCACCTCCGTCACCGTATCCATGAAGACACCGGGGCTACGCATGACGGTGCGTACGGGCGCGGGGCAGCCGGTGCTGGTGAAGATCCCCCCGCAGGCCGAGATGGTGGGCAGCAAACCCTTTGGCAACGCCGTGGCCGTCAGGGCGTCCGGCGCCGTGGCGGCCGTCATGGTCAACGAGAAGCGCGACTCGGCCGACGCGGCAGCGCTGCACCCCGTCCGCGCTTGGGGCACCGAGTACCGCGTGGTGACGCCCAACGTGGGCACCGAGCGCTACGGCCAGTTCGCCGTGGTGGCGTGGGACGAGCCCACCGAGGTCGAGGTTCATCTCAAGGCCGCCGTCACCTTCCAAGGCCGCTCGTACCCGCGCGGCGCCGTCCTGCGCATCCCGTTGGAGCCATTCGAAGCCGCCCAACTCCAAAGCCCGGCCGATATGTCCGGCACGAAGGTGGTGGCGGATAAACCCGTGGCCGTCTTCACCGGCCACACCTGCCTGGCGCGATTTGGCCATTGCGACCACTTGGTCGAGCAGCTCTTGCCCGTGTCCGCGTGGGGCAAGACCTTCATCGTGCCGCCGTTGCCCTTCGAGACGCAGTCGGACATCGTCTACGTCTCCACCGCCCAACCCGCGCACGTTGAGTCCCAACACGGCGCCGCCAAGACGGCGCGCAAGCTCCGGCCCAACCGCTCCACGCTCTACGGCCTCCAGGCCTCCAATGCATTGACCCTCAACGCCGACGCCGGCGTCCAGGTTGTTTTCTTTGCCGACGGGGGGAATAAAGGCGCCGTGTCCTACGACCCGTTCTTCATGAGCATCCCGGACGTCTCCAGCTACTGCGACTCCTACAGCGTCGTCGCGCTGGACGGTTACGACAACTACGCTATGTTGGTGGCCAAGAGCTCGGAGACGTCGGGGTTGACGTTGGACAAGAAGCCCTTGGGTGACGTGGAGTGGAAACCCGTCCCCGGCACCGGTTACTCGTGGGCCGGCTTGAGTTTGGGTGACAAATTCGGCGTCCGGAAGGTGGAGCACCAAACGGCGCCGTTCGGGCTCCTCGGCGTGGGCGTCCGCAATGGGAAGTCCTATGGCATGGCGGGGCTTTGTGACAGCG ATCCCTGCAGGGCCGTGAAGTGTCGTCCCAAGGAGTCGTGCAAGATGGAGAACGTGGAGCCCAAGTGCGTCCACGACTACATGGGCACCTGCATGGGGTCCCCGCGCTTCCACACCTTCGACGGCGCCGCCGTGGACGTCGTCGGCAGGTGCGCCTACACCATGGCCAAATACTGCGGCGACGACCCGGCCCTGGTGCCATTTGTGGTGGAGGAGAAGCCGGGAGAAGGATCTTTGGAAGAGGCGTTGGCCAACGTCTACGTCTACGGCTTCAACGTCTCCATCCGCAATGGGGATGGTGGTGagatccag GTGAACGGGGACCCCGTGGCGCTCCCGGTGGCTCTGGCCGGCGAGAGGATCCGGGTGTCGCGCGCCGAGGGCCGCACGACGCTGCAGGCGGATTTCGGGCTGCAGGTGACGCGCGACGCCGACGGCGCCGTCATGGTGGCCGTGCCCAGCAGCTACTTCGGGGCCACCTGCGGGCTCTGTGGCAACTTCAACGAGGACGCCGAGGACGAGATGAGGAGGCCCGATGGGTCCGTGGCCGCCGGGCCCGAGGATTGGGCCGAGAGTTGGCGCGACCCGGCGTGCCGGGATGGATGTGATGGGCGAAAGGAGAGGGGATGCG ATGAAAAATGCCCCCAATCCAACCAATTAGAGACCTGCGGGTCAACCCCCACCTCCCGGTGCACCCACAACAACCGCACGTACACCCCTGGGGAGGAGTTTTGGGGTGACACCAGCTGCCGGCGCCGCTGCCGCTGCGAGTCGGGGGGCGCGGTGACCTGCCGGCCATCGGGGTGCAGGGGACACGAGAAATGCGTCATGACCGACGGCGTCGCCGAGTGCCGGGCGTCCAAGATCTTGACGTGCATCGGCACGGGCGACCCGCACTACACCACCTTCGACGGGCGGCGCTACGACTTCCAGGGCACCTGCGTTTACCAATTCGCCGCCCTCTGCGCCCAAAACGGGACCCTCGTCCCCTTCAACGTCACCGTGGAGAACAACAACCGCGGCAGCAAGGCCGTGTCCTTCACCAAAACCGTCACCTTGCAGATTTACGGCGACACCATCACCATGAGCCAAGAGCACCCGGGGAAGGTCAAG GTCAACGGGGAGCTCCTTGACTTCCCCTTCTCGCGCCGCGGCTTCTTCGACCTTTACCGCAGCGGCGTCCACGGCTTCGCGCGCGCCGCTTCGGGGCTGCGCGTCTCCTTCGACTGGCACAGCTACGCGCGGGTGCTGCTCCCTGCCGACTACGCCACCCATGTCTGCGGCCTCTGCGGCGACGCCGACGGCGACCCCGAAAACGACTTCGCCATGCCCGACGGCCGCCGCGCCGGCGATGAGGTTGAGTTGGGCGACAGCTGGACGGTCGCTGCCCCCATTGGCTGCTCGGCCGGGGTGGGGTCGCCGGGGTGCGACGAAGAGCAGAAGCGGCTGTACCGCGGGGATGGGTTTTGCGGGGTGATCGCCGACCCCAAGGGGCCGTTCCGGGGGTGTCACGGCATCCTGGAGCCGGCGCCGTTCGTGGGCGATTGCGCCTTCGACGCGTGTCAGTACCGCGGGCACCGTGACACGCTGTGCCGCGCCATCGCCGTCTACGCCGccgagtgccagagcctgggcGGGAAGGTGGAGGCATGGAGGACCAAGGATTTCTGCG GCCCCTCATGTCCCCCCAACTCCCACTACGAGCTCTGCGGCCCCGCCTGCCCGGCCACCTGCGGCGTCCCCAACGTCACCAACGCCATCCCTGCCGACGACGCCGTCCCTGCCGACGACGccgtccccatcgcccccaacGCCTGCGCATCCACCGGCTGCTCCGAGGGCTGTTTCTGCGACGCCGGCTTCGCCCTGAGCGGCACCGCCTGCGTCCCCGCGTCCCAATGCGGCTGTTGGCACCGCCGCCGCTACCACCGCCCCGGCGCCGACTTCCAGGCCTCGTGCACCCTCCGCTGCCGCTGCGAGCCCGGCGGCGCCGTGCGGTGCCGGGACGCGCCGTGCGAGCCGCACGAGGAGTGCGCGGTGCGCGACGGCGCCTTCGGCTGCCACCCCCGCGCCCGCGGCCGCCTGGTGGTGTCCGGCGACCCGCACTACGTGACGTTCGACGGTAGGGCCTTCGACGTGCCGGGGGAGTGCGGTTACGTGCTGGCGCAGCTGTGCACGCCGCGCGGGGGGCTGAGGAACTTCACGGTGGTGCTGGAGCAGCGGGCGGCGCCGGGACGCGCCGCACTCGTCGCCAGGGTCACGGTGGAGGCCGACGGGACAAGGGTCGAGGTGGACGGGGCGGCACCGGGAGAGGTGACG GTGGACGGCGAGCGGGCTCCGCTCCCGTTGGCGACGCCGTCGGGGACGCTGCGGGTGACGCGCGAGGGCGCCCACGTGTCGCTGTGGAGCGCGTGGGGCCCTCGCCTTCTCTTCACCCCCGGcgccttcctgctgctggacGTGCCCGGCGGCTACCGCGGCCACCTCTGCGGGCTGGGCGGCAACTTCAACGGCGACCCCGACGACGACCTCCAGCTGCCCGGCGGCGCCGCGGCGCCGAGCCTGCGGGACTTCGTGGCGGCGTGGGCGGTGCCGCCCGGCTCCTgcgatggcggcggcggcggcggcggcggctgcggcgACGAGGAGGCGGCCATGGAGGCGTGCGGGGTGATCCGGGACCCCCGAGGGCCGTTCGGGACGTGTCACCCGCACGTGGGACCCCAGGAATATTGGGGGCGATGCGTCCGTGATGTATGCGGAGCCGGGGGCGACGAGGAGGCGCTGTGTAGGGCTATTGGGGCGTACGCGGCCGCTTGCCAGGCCGGGGGAGGACGGATCGAGGAGTGGAGGACGGAGGCGTTCTGCC CGCTTTCCTGCCCGGCGCGCAGTCACTACGCGCTGTGCGCCCGCGGCTGCGAGCAGGCCTGCGCCGCGCTGACGGCGCCGGTGCCGTGCGCCTGGCGCTGCCTCGAGGGCTGCGAGTGCGACGACGGCTTCCTGTGGGACGGGGACGCCTGCGTGCCCATGGAGAAGTGCGGTTGTGTCCACCAAGGGAGGTACATCAAG TTGGGCGAAACCGTCATCTCCAACAACTGCTCCACCAAATGCAACTGCCACCCATCCCATGGCCTCATCTGCGAGGCCAccaagtgtccccaaggccaGGTCTGCGCCACGCGGGACGGGGCCCAACGCTGCGTCGAGAGCCGCGGTCGGTGCCGTGTGTCCCCGGGGGCCTCCATGACCACGTTCGACGGCGCCGGCGGGCGCCTCCCGGCCAGCGGCACCTACAAGATGGCTGCCCTGTGCGACGAGCGCTCACCCGACTGGTTCAAGGTGGTGGTGGAGGTCAGCGAGTGCCGCGATGACGCCgtcccggccgccgccgccgtctTTGTCTTCTTCCGGGAAGCCTTCATCACCGTCAACGGCAACATGGAGGTGTGG GTCAACGGGCTCTTCACCCGCCCCCCGGCCGCCGTGTCCGACGCCATTTCCCTGAGTGCCGCGGGCGGCAACGTCACCGTGTCCCACGCAGCCGGGGTGGCTGTGCTCTTCAGCCCCGCCGGGGAGGTGACGGTGACGGTCGGGGCCTCCTTGGCCAACCAGCTCTGCGCCCCTTGCGGCAACTTCAATGGTGACGCCGGTGACGACTTGAAGCTCCCGGACGGCCGGGCCGCCAGGGACGTCGCCGAGGTCGTGGACGCCTGGAAGGCCAAGGATTTCATGGGATG CCGCGGCGCCGACCTCGCGCGGATCCACGTGGACGCCCCCGTGTACCCCCCGACATGA